In the genome of ANME-2 cluster archaeon, one region contains:
- a CDS encoding NAD(P)/FAD-dependent oxidoreductase → MNKFDVIVVGAGISGLLAALTLSKHGNRVLVLEKTGHVGGNCNSYIVDDYQVDTGPHAITHLAVGPLKRLMDNYFNYVPVFEDYGNYFIRTEDSFQKVPSNLKEFITYDILPKKDRLVLSQAATKVLTLSTFGTDLSKQSVYDSLPRTLSKDTYDFVNAISYFLSGKSMKETSVHRMLTGSSFIRDSVTQEQFESIVGPKEMLQHTESILQSILHSNFHTSLGLTLSGILESSLQIKSTVPISLASISRFVANSDTAQAQGYPRKGLRSMLNAVLYSLPETVEIQTQCEVKRILTNEGKVIGVETDQTYYADLVVYTGFAKNLPDIVEDLPISYINYLGGIVQTKSLTIWLGLDRKMDEFNYMGSEVWFKDTPYWAMPISNFDPSLAPKGKQLVGFGFVMDDDRSEDSVIKNAYDTVYRALPSIERHVEMQHEQITIPEKAAVTINGKIADIRTPIKNLYLAGTDTDSRSMGITRAAYSIIEMLGALNEDGNLH, encoded by the coding sequence ATGAATAAGTTTGACGTTATAGTTGTAGGTGCGGGGATTAGCGGACTTCTGGCTGCGCTTACACTGTCAAAACATGGTAACAGAGTGTTGGTGCTCGAAAAAACGGGGCATGTAGGTGGAAATTGCAATAGTTACATAGTGGATGATTATCAGGTCGATACCGGTCCCCATGCCATCACGCATCTTGCAGTTGGACCATTAAAGAGGCTGATGGATAACTATTTCAATTACGTGCCAGTGTTTGAGGATTATGGCAATTATTTTATCAGAACAGAAGACAGTTTCCAGAAGGTCCCATCGAATTTGAAGGAATTTATCACATACGACATTCTTCCAAAAAAAGACAGGCTTGTGCTGTCACAGGCAGCCACAAAAGTTCTTACGCTATCAACTTTTGGTACAGACCTCTCTAAACAATCGGTGTATGACTCACTGCCGCGTACCCTGTCAAAGGATACATATGATTTTGTCAACGCAATATCATATTTCCTGTCAGGGAAATCTATGAAGGAGACATCTGTTCACAGGATGCTGACCGGCAGCAGTTTCATACGCGACAGTGTCACACAGGAGCAGTTTGAAAGTATTGTGGGGCCAAAAGAAATGCTGCAACATACTGAATCTATTCTTCAGTCCATATTACACTCCAATTTTCATACATCATTGGGGTTAACATTGTCAGGGATACTGGAATCATCACTTCAGATCAAAAGCACTGTTCCAATCTCGCTTGCATCGATCAGTAGGTTTGTAGCCAATAGTGATACTGCCCAAGCTCAAGGGTATCCGCGTAAAGGGCTCAGATCAATGTTAAATGCTGTTCTCTACTCTCTTCCGGAAACGGTTGAGATTCAGACTCAGTGTGAGGTAAAACGCATCCTCACAAATGAGGGGAAAGTCATAGGTGTAGAAACGGACCAGACTTACTATGCCGATCTCGTGGTCTACACAGGTTTTGCAAAGAACCTGCCTGATATTGTTGAAGATCTGCCAATATCTTATATTAACTATCTTGGCGGAATTGTCCAGACCAAGAGCCTGACTATCTGGTTAGGTCTTGACAGGAAGATGGACGAGTTCAACTATATGGGTTCAGAGGTATGGTTCAAGGACACCCCATACTGGGCAATGCCGATAAGTAATTTTGACCCATCTCTTGCACCAAAGGGAAAACAGCTCGTAGGGTTCGGATTTGTGATGGATGATGACAGATCTGAAGATTCAGTTATAAAGAATGCGTATGATACTGTTTACCGTGCCCTGCCATCCATAGAAAGACATGTTGAAATGCAGCATGAACAGATCACAATTCCTGAAAAAGCGGCTGTCACCATTAATGGAAAAATCGCAGATATAAGGACTCCGATCAAAAACTTGTATCTGGCTGGCACGGATACGGATAGCCGGAGTATGGGCATAACCCGCGCTGCGTATTCGATCATAGAGATGCTGGGTGCGTTGAACGAAGACGGGAACCTGCACTAA
- a CDS encoding potassium transporter KefB, which yields MTLETVAILTDFVLIFSLSIGIVFLFHKLRIVPIVGYLVTGVIIGPSVIGLVKDQTMIELFAEIGVILLLFTIGIEFSLQELIRSRRTIVMGGGMQVLLTIVVVTLIALAAGQSMGIAIFLGFLVSMSSTAIVLRILSERAEMESPNGRVTISILIFQDLGIILMVLLVPLLAGTAGTSSSAMIFSILKALAIVLLLIVAGRFIVPTVLYHIVRTQNRELFLLGMIVICLGTATLTSMAGLSLAIGAFIIGLIISESEFSHQALSEILPLRDVFNSLFFISIGMLLDLGFVLDNFSIILYVVIIIILIKFMLTMITTVVLKYPIHTAFLVGLSLAQIGEFSFVLSLIGIQHGLLNNDIYQVFLASAILTMIATPFMIQMGPRIEDFITRHGKESDHIRKETIGSKIEKHVVIAGYGINGRNLSSVLSAVKIPFVVVEMNPEIVISEKRKGLPIFYGDASKEDILKLTNISKAKILVVAICDAAHTRMMVKNARKLNPGIYIITRIRYVSELEELYELGADEVIPAEFETSIEIFSRVLSRYLIPKEEIQKNVERVRKDGYEMIRDIYHRPRSLDDLGHHLTNIELETFRVMGGSIADGKTLAELNLRKQWGFTVLAIQRGNDVLNNPDGEDKLLEDDIVVLMGNRERLHDVSSVFAAS from the coding sequence GTGACTTTAGAAACTGTTGCAATATTAACCGATTTTGTATTGATCTTCAGCCTGTCAATAGGCATTGTTTTCTTATTTCATAAACTGCGTATCGTCCCTATTGTAGGATATCTTGTCACAGGTGTGATAATCGGTCCTTCCGTAATTGGTCTGGTAAAAGACCAGACAATGATCGAACTATTTGCTGAGATAGGGGTCATACTATTACTGTTCACAATAGGTATCGAGTTTTCACTACAAGAATTGATAAGATCCAGGAGAACTATCGTGATGGGGGGTGGGATGCAGGTGCTCCTGACCATTGTAGTTGTGACTTTGATCGCACTTGCGGCAGGACAATCCATGGGAATTGCGATATTCCTAGGATTTTTAGTATCAATGAGCAGCACAGCCATTGTACTCCGTATACTGTCTGAGAGGGCTGAAATGGAGAGTCCGAACGGAAGAGTTACTATTAGTATTCTGATATTCCAGGACCTGGGCATCATCTTGATGGTCCTGCTTGTACCATTGCTTGCAGGTACTGCCGGCACATCGTCATCTGCAATGATATTCTCGATACTAAAAGCTCTTGCAATCGTTTTATTATTAATAGTAGCAGGAAGGTTCATTGTACCCACCGTATTATACCACATTGTCAGGACCCAGAACAGGGAACTGTTCCTCCTGGGTATGATCGTGATCTGCCTGGGTACGGCTACATTGACCTCTATGGCAGGATTATCCCTTGCCATAGGGGCGTTCATAATTGGTTTGATCATCTCGGAATCTGAGTTCTCCCATCAGGCGCTCAGCGAGATACTGCCCCTCAGGGACGTGTTCAATAGCCTGTTCTTTATATCAATAGGCATGCTTCTGGACCTGGGATTTGTACTGGATAATTTTTCAATTATACTGTATGTAGTTATCATAATTATCCTGATCAAGTTCATGCTGACAATGATCACTACCGTTGTATTGAAATATCCCATACATACCGCCTTCCTTGTAGGACTTTCCCTTGCCCAGATCGGTGAGTTCTCTTTCGTGCTCTCGTTGATAGGTATCCAGCATGGCCTGTTGAATAATGATATTTACCAGGTATTCCTGGCCTCTGCTATACTGACCATGATAGCTACGCCATTCATGATCCAGATGGGGCCAAGGATAGAGGACTTTATAACCCGTCATGGTAAGGAATCTGATCACATCCGGAAAGAAACAATAGGGTCTAAAATTGAAAAACATGTGGTTATCGCTGGCTACGGTATAAACGGAAGAAATCTTTCAAGTGTGCTTTCTGCTGTAAAAATCCCCTTTGTAGTGGTGGAAATGAACCCTGAAATTGTGATATCTGAAAAAAGGAAAGGTCTGCCCATATTCTATGGCGATGCCTCAAAAGAGGATATCCTTAAACTTACTAATATCTCAAAAGCAAAGATACTGGTTGTTGCCATATGTGATGCTGCACATACCCGCATGATGGTCAAGAATGCACGTAAACTGAATCCCGGAATCTATATAATTACCCGTATACGCTATGTCAGCGAACTGGAAGAACTATACGAACTGGGTGCAGATGAAGTGATACCGGCAGAATTCGAAACTTCCATCGAGATATTTTCCAGGGTGCTGTCAAGGTATCTTATCCCAAAGGAAGAGATCCAAAAGAATGTTGAAAGGGTGCGAAAGGATGGATATGAAATGATCAGGGATATATATCACCGACCCAGGTCTCTTGATGATCTGGGACATCACCTGACAAACATTGAGCTCGAGACTTTCAGGGTGATGGGGGGATCAATTGCCGATGGAAAAACCCTGGCAGAACTGAACTTAAGGAAGCAATGGGGTTTCACAGTGCTGGCAATCCAGAGGGGAAATGATGTGCTGAACAATCCTGATGGGGAGGATAAACTCCTGGAAGATGATATTGTTGTCCTTATGGGAAACAGGGAAAGACTTCATGATGTATCTTCAGTTTTTGCTGCTTCATGA
- a CDS encoding RND family transporter: protein MNLSIKDIYEKIGIFIEKRTLLILLVAFLLIFVSFYGAGKISTETGEDTFTEKSSKLYQDYNNLFKQNFGAEAIIVLVESDDISDPEVLKAMDRLGTSMEGKKDVKGTFSIATIIKDFASQQYGHSDIPEDKHTIQHIISRTPEEYLALLMPDDRHAIVMIEMREDVTTENTEWVLSETKTAVTWANFPPGTSTIVTGEPAFMIAIQEEMNKSMGLMLAISGLLMAVALLIAFKHVRWKLLPLPIVLIGIIYTFGAMGFTNVPMTMVSMAVFPILIGLGVDYAIQFHNRAEEELARGETASEAIIESIKHMGPAVGTAIVATSLGFVALFTSPVPMIRDFGKMSLIGVILSYFVSMFILLPVLYLLDSRAEKKALKKARCNGGNSKSTIKAENITKNDSTEGFGRFLGHFTVTMAKNPLIVIGIASLLTIGGLYADEHVGIQTNIKNFIPQDLKPLNDFDKLNNLIGGMDQLNIIIRADDVTDPSVIHWMDSFGRSEVEKQKDIISSDSLATPIKVAYGAVPSDPAVVNSIVDGLPGTIKDRYVLGGDLGILNLKIDQNLKTEQIAALIENVKSDIEWYPPPIGVSTTVTGRQVTMTSVLDALTSGRIAMGYLGLTLIFFGLLVIYRDWLKAFVPILPILMVTGWSGGVMYLLGMEYNPLTATLGALVLGIGAEFTILMMERYFEERENGLIPMEAMETASAKIGPAIIASGSTVIFGFSALIATPFPILSDFGVVTVIAVGFSLLSTLIVLPPVMVHLDIWRSKRKIQKKNPII from the coding sequence ATGAATTTGTCCATAAAAGACATCTACGAAAAAATCGGAATATTCATAGAAAAACGCACTTTGTTAATCCTTCTGGTAGCATTTCTTTTAATATTTGTCTCATTCTACGGTGCCGGAAAAATCAGTACTGAAACCGGTGAAGATACTTTTACCGAAAAATCCTCGAAACTGTATCAAGATTATAATAACCTTTTTAAACAAAATTTCGGTGCAGAGGCAATAATCGTTCTTGTGGAATCAGATGACATTTCTGACCCTGAAGTACTGAAAGCTATGGACAGACTGGGAACATCGATGGAAGGCAAAAAAGATGTCAAAGGTACATTCAGCATCGCCACAATCATAAAAGATTTTGCATCCCAGCAGTACGGTCATTCCGATATACCCGAAGATAAACATACCATCCAACATATTATTTCCCGCACTCCTGAGGAATATCTTGCCCTGTTAATGCCTGATGACCGCCACGCAATTGTCATGATTGAAATGAGAGAGGATGTTACGACTGAGAATACGGAATGGGTGCTGTCAGAGACCAAAACTGCAGTTACATGGGCGAATTTCCCGCCAGGCACATCCACAATCGTTACTGGTGAACCTGCTTTTATGATAGCAATTCAGGAAGAGATGAATAAAAGTATGGGTTTGATGCTTGCCATTTCAGGACTTCTAATGGCAGTTGCACTGCTAATAGCATTCAAACATGTACGCTGGAAACTCCTTCCTTTACCCATAGTCCTGATAGGAATCATATATACCTTCGGAGCTATGGGCTTTACAAATGTACCCATGACAATGGTATCAATGGCAGTATTTCCCATCCTCATCGGTCTTGGTGTGGACTATGCCATCCAGTTTCATAATAGAGCGGAGGAAGAACTGGCACGGGGAGAAACCGCATCCGAGGCCATTATCGAGAGCATAAAACATATGGGACCTGCTGTAGGCACAGCGATAGTTGCAACCAGTCTCGGTTTTGTAGCCCTGTTTACCTCCCCGGTCCCAATGATCCGGGATTTCGGAAAGATGAGCTTAATCGGTGTGATTCTCAGCTACTTCGTGTCTATGTTTATACTGTTGCCTGTGCTATACCTATTGGACAGTAGAGCAGAGAAAAAAGCATTAAAAAAAGCCCGCTGCAATGGTGGTAACAGTAAAAGCACCATTAAAGCTGAAAACATAACAAAAAATGATAGCACCGAAGGCTTCGGCCGATTCCTTGGACATTTTACCGTCACAATGGCGAAAAACCCGTTGATTGTTATTGGAATTGCGAGTCTGTTAACAATAGGGGGACTGTACGCAGATGAGCATGTAGGTATCCAGACCAATATTAAAAACTTCATACCGCAGGACCTTAAGCCTTTGAATGATTTTGACAAATTGAACAATCTAATAGGGGGCATGGATCAACTGAACATCATTATTAGAGCAGATGATGTTACAGACCCTTCCGTCATACATTGGATGGATAGTTTTGGCCGGAGTGAAGTTGAAAAACAAAAAGACATAATAAGTTCGGACAGCCTTGCAACTCCTATTAAGGTAGCATATGGTGCTGTTCCGTCCGATCCTGCTGTTGTGAACAGCATTGTGGACGGTTTGCCCGGTACGATTAAAGACCGATATGTGCTGGGCGGTGATTTAGGAATCTTGAACTTGAAGATTGACCAAAATCTCAAGACCGAACAGATTGCAGCACTGATTGAGAATGTTAAGAGCGATATTGAATGGTATCCTCCACCAATAGGTGTATCAACCACCGTTACCGGTCGGCAGGTTACTATGACCTCTGTCCTGGATGCACTAACCTCAGGTAGGATAGCTATGGGATATCTGGGACTTACGTTGATCTTTTTTGGACTACTTGTTATTTACAGGGACTGGCTGAAGGCATTTGTACCAATCCTGCCGATCCTCATGGTGACAGGATGGTCAGGTGGTGTTATGTATCTTTTGGGAATGGAATATAATCCTCTAACAGCCACCCTTGGGGCACTGGTTCTCGGGATCGGGGCAGAGTTTACTATACTCATGATGGAAAGGTATTTCGAAGAGCGTGAAAACGGGCTTATCCCCATGGAAGCTATGGAAACCGCTTCAGCAAAGATTGGACCAGCAATAATTGCCTCTGGTTCTACGGTGATATTCGGATTTTCAGCCCTTATTGCAACGCCCTTTCCAATCCTAAGCGATTTCGGTGTTGTTACCGTCATCGCTGTTGGATTTTCACTACTGAGCACTCTCATAGTCCTGCCTCCTGTTATGGTGCACCTTGACATCTGGAGGTCAAAAAGGAAGATCCAGAAAAAAAACCCAATAATTTAG
- a CDS encoding glycosyltransferase, whose product MQTEISIIIPTLNEEKYIDTTLKALVKQNTNVPYEIIVSDGGSDDGTIGVAKLYTDKVIHCKDVGIGYGRHFGALNASDSSKYFVFVDSDTILPSYFLAWMYDRFMNNPGVVAFSTHFDFSEQSQQLKLAQQVSNHYFEMRDKLFTATLPGFITCVRKASYFKCGGYRNVLLEDVDFSRRICKEGKLRYFNDITVINSSRRLENMGLIGTIYYYAQLDIGRKIDSTIVDKITNKLGIADLREYIGIRE is encoded by the coding sequence ATGCAAACTGAAATATCTATCATAATACCTACACTCAACGAAGAAAAATATATTGATACTACACTTAAAGCACTGGTAAAGCAGAATACTAATGTCCCGTATGAAATAATTGTTTCAGACGGCGGCAGTGATGATGGCACCATTGGAGTTGCAAAACTCTACACTGATAAGGTGATTCACTGCAAAGATGTTGGTATAGGATATGGCAGACACTTTGGTGCATTAAACGCATCTGATAGCAGCAAGTACTTCGTGTTTGTTGACTCAGATACAATACTGCCTAGCTATTTTCTTGCCTGGATGTATGATCGGTTCATGAACAATCCTGGTGTTGTTGCCTTTTCAACACATTTCGATTTCTCTGAACAGTCGCAGCAGTTGAAGCTCGCACAACAGGTTTCGAACCATTATTTTGAAATGCGGGACAAACTGTTCACGGCAACACTTCCAGGATTCATCACGTGTGTGCGCAAAGCTTCTTACTTTAAATGTGGAGGCTACCGTAATGTTTTACTTGAAGATGTGGATTTTAGCAGGCGGATCTGCAAGGAAGGTAAATTGAGATATTTCAACGATATCACAGTTATAAATTCATCCAGGCGGCTTGAAAATATGGGACTTATTGGAACTATATACTACTATGCTCAACTTGATATTGGAAGAAAAATCGATTCTACAATTGTCGATAAAATTACAAATAAACTCGGTATTGCAGACCTTCGTGAATATATCGGCATACGTGAGTGA
- a CDS encoding DUF86 domain-containing protein: MTRYVEELKEMLPDKEEYLQHLIRRRACEKTIEVAIESLIDVSAMIVSAGKFGLPASEEGIFDILVGKLVISSEFGDKLKNLKGFRNVLIHRYPHLADDMVYYYLTNYLDDFYVFKSTIESYLEK; encoded by the coding sequence ATGACAAGGTACGTCGAAGAACTCAAGGAAATGCTACCAGATAAAGAAGAATATTTACAGCACTTAATTAGGAGGCGGGCATGCGAAAAGACGATCGAGGTGGCCATCGAATCATTAATCGATGTATCGGCAATGATAGTCTCTGCTGGAAAATTTGGCCTGCCTGCAAGCGAAGAAGGCATTTTCGATATACTGGTAGGAAAATTGGTCATATCCAGTGAATTTGGTGACAAACTGAAAAACCTTAAGGGATTTAGAAATGTTTTAATTCATCGTTATCCACACCTGGCTGATGATATGGTCTACTATTACTTAACCAATTATCTTGATGATTTTTATGTGTTTAAAAGTACAATTGAATCGTATTTGGAAAAATAA
- a CDS encoding DEAD/DEAH box helicase, giving the protein METHLLQQDTDKQTTDFITHPLIKPDAIEQRLYQLNLAAAALKQSTLVVLPTGLGKTIVALIVIANRLQAMSGKVIILSPTKPLVEQHASFLKKFMTLPPDEIVVFTGSIPSAKRIALWKDARIVVSTPQVIENDLLSHRIDLSDVVHITFDEAHRSVGNYAYVYIAEKYQFQAKDPLVLGITASPGASSEKIEEVCRNLSTSKVQVRTDDDPDVKPYVHYRDLEWRHITVPVEIKGLKDSMQRVLDNRIEQLTKLDFIDPNRKYLNKRELLDLQSRLQSRLRSGPDQQVFKAISLVAEILKVSHAIEITETQGPEALAKYFERLEHEAGSKSGSKASRRLVEDVYMRQAMYALKEMDVTHPKLEIVKDIVSGQLRNNPDSRVIIFTNYRDMSELVTRNLEGADNVRPVRFVGQASKYKDTGLTQKQQVEILDKFRSGEYNALVATSVAEEGLDIPATDLVLFYEPVPSEIRSIQRKGRTGRSHAGKVVVLVAKGTKDEAYYWSSRRKEKTMNSKMRQLSDTRNARTFGEIPGIPGTGMLRTSGTLGTLDTGVMGTSEQLGITGVPGTPEKPGMTGVPEQSEMPGVQGVPEQPAEKAGQKQLLDYSGEKLQIYVDQREIRSGVARALESAGNDVILTTLEVGDYIVSDRVAIERKTDVDFLDSIIDKDRNIFGQLSDLARTYDRPVLIIEGANLYTARQIHPNAIRGVLASIATDFGIPIISTRDAQDTAALIQVIAKREQVDEKRTPSLHGRKTAMTLSEQQKYIISSISNIGPVAARKLLQHFGSVESVMRAGPDELMEVESIGPKTAQRIREVVGSVYKG; this is encoded by the coding sequence ATGGAAACACACCTACTCCAACAGGACACTGATAAGCAGACCACTGATTTTATCACCCATCCGCTTATTAAACCGGATGCTATCGAGCAGAGGCTGTACCAGCTCAACCTGGCCGCAGCCGCACTTAAACAGTCCACACTTGTGGTGCTGCCTACGGGCCTTGGTAAGACCATAGTGGCCCTGATCGTCATAGCCAACCGGCTCCAGGCAATGAGCGGTAAAGTCATAATTCTATCTCCCACCAAACCCCTGGTTGAGCAGCATGCCTCATTTTTGAAAAAGTTCATGACCCTGCCGCCTGATGAGATCGTGGTGTTCACAGGTAGTATACCATCCGCAAAACGCATAGCGCTTTGGAAGGATGCCCGCATAGTGGTTTCCACACCCCAGGTAATAGAGAACGACCTGTTATCGCACAGGATAGACCTGTCTGATGTGGTCCATATTACCTTTGACGAAGCCCACAGGTCAGTTGGTAACTATGCTTATGTCTATATAGCCGAAAAATACCAGTTTCAGGCAAAAGACCCGCTGGTATTGGGCATAACAGCCAGTCCGGGTGCCAGCAGCGAGAAGATAGAGGAGGTCTGCCGCAACCTATCCACATCAAAAGTACAGGTAAGAACCGATGACGACCCTGATGTAAAGCCCTATGTCCACTATCGTGACCTTGAATGGCGGCATATTACTGTTCCAGTGGAAATTAAGGGGTTGAAGGATTCTATGCAGCGGGTTTTAGATAACAGGATTGAACAACTGACTAAACTGGATTTTATTGACCCGAACAGGAAATATCTGAATAAACGGGAACTTCTGGACCTCCAATCCAGGCTTCAGTCCAGATTGAGAAGTGGGCCGGACCAGCAGGTGTTCAAGGCCATATCCCTGGTGGCAGAGATACTAAAAGTAAGCCATGCCATCGAGATAACTGAGACCCAGGGACCTGAGGCCCTTGCTAAATATTTCGAACGGCTGGAGCATGAGGCAGGCTCAAAATCCGGCAGTAAAGCTTCCCGCAGGCTGGTGGAGGATGTGTATATGCGCCAGGCCATGTATGCACTCAAGGAAATGGATGTCACGCATCCAAAGCTTGAGATCGTTAAGGATATTGTGTCCGGGCAGCTGCGTAACAATCCCGATTCCAGGGTGATAATTTTCACAAATTATAGGGATATGTCAGAACTGGTGACCCGGAACCTGGAGGGTGCTGACAACGTGCGCCCGGTTAGGTTCGTGGGGCAGGCGAGCAAGTACAAGGATACGGGCCTGACCCAGAAACAGCAGGTAGAGATACTGGATAAGTTCAGGTCGGGAGAATATAATGCCCTGGTGGCCACCTCAGTAGCAGAGGAAGGGCTTGATATCCCTGCCACTGATCTGGTACTGTTCTACGAACCCGTACCCTCAGAGATTCGCAGTATCCAGCGTAAGGGCAGGACGGGACGCAGTCATGCCGGGAAGGTGGTGGTGCTGGTAGCCAAGGGTACAAAGGACGAGGCATATTACTGGAGCAGCCGCCGTAAAGAGAAGACCATGAACAGCAAGATGCGTCAGTTGAGCGATACCAGAAATGCCCGGACGTTTGGTGAAATACCAGGTATTCCGGGTACTGGAATGCTGAGGACTTCAGGGACGTTGGGGACGCTGGATACAGGGGTGATGGGGACATCAGAGCAGTTGGGGATAACGGGGGTACCGGGTACTCCGGAGAAGCCGGGGATGACTGGGGTACCAGAACAGTCGGAGATGCCGGGGGTACAGGGGGTGCCGGAACAGCCTGCAGAAAAAGCAGGACAAAAACAACTGCTCGATTATTCAGGTGAAAAACTGCAGATATATGTAGACCAGCGCGAGATACGCTCTGGTGTGGCCCGGGCTCTTGAGAGTGCAGGCAATGATGTCATACTGACCACACTGGAAGTGGGGGATTATATCGTAAGTGACAGGGTGGCTATCGAGCGTAAGACCGATGTGGACTTTCTGGATTCTATTATTGATAAGGACAGGAACATTTTCGGGCAGCTCTCTGACCTGGCCAGGACCTATGACAGGCCCGTACTTATTATCGAAGGTGCCAATCTGTATACGGCCAGGCAGATACATCCCAACGCCATAAGAGGAGTGCTGGCATCCATTGCAACTGATTTCGGTATTCCGATAATAAGCACCAGAGATGCCCAGGATACGGCGGCCCTGATCCAGGTGATAGCAAAACGTGAGCAGGTGGATGAAAAACGCACGCCCAGTCTCCATGGCAGGAAAACGGCAATGACGTTGAGTGAGCAGCAGAAATATATTATATCTTCCATATCCAATATTGGCCCCGTCGCCGCCCGCAAGCTGTTGCAGCATTTCGGGAGTGTGGAAAGTGTAATGAGGGCTGGTCCGGATGAACTGATGGAAGTGGAATCCATCGGCCCGAAAACAGCACAGCGTATCAGGGAAGTGGTTGGAAGCGTGTACAAAGGATAA
- a CDS encoding TrmB family transcriptional regulator gives MNDLIETLRKLGMTDYEAKAFAAITKAGSGTATDIHVLSGIPRSAVYGVLTKLNEKGIIEVQHTKPMKFRAVSPDRAFEKLKEDYYAESQKAFEMLENIYKTHEVDLKEEIVWTINGVKNVNDRMIKMIESATFEIIFAASYPSFHKIMEAYPVLEKLKLALQKRLEQGVKVKITGSTQHDADAIAEVLPGAEIRTYSDKITMAPVKGGILVVDDTEVLIAIIKEEIGNEDLTAIWSNGNEVISIFKHFVDAEWRACTIPE, from the coding sequence ATGAATGATCTAATTGAAACTCTTCGGAAATTGGGTATGACAGATTATGAAGCAAAAGCGTTCGCTGCAATAACGAAAGCCGGCAGCGGGACTGCAACAGACATTCACGTCCTGTCTGGAATACCCAGGTCTGCAGTATATGGTGTACTGACAAAGCTCAATGAGAAGGGGATCATTGAGGTCCAGCACACCAAACCAATGAAATTCAGGGCCGTATCACCTGACAGAGCATTTGAAAAACTTAAAGAAGATTATTACGCTGAAAGCCAGAAAGCCTTTGAGATGTTAGAAAACATCTACAAAACCCATGAAGTAGATTTAAAAGAAGAAATTGTCTGGACCATCAACGGTGTGAAAAACGTTAATGACCGGATGATAAAAATGATTGAAAGCGCAACTTTTGAGATTATTTTTGCAGCTTCATATCCTTCATTTCACAAAATAATGGAAGCCTATCCGGTTCTTGAAAAACTAAAACTGGCGCTACAAAAAAGACTGGAACAAGGTGTCAAGGTAAAAATCACGGGCAGTACACAACATGATGCCGATGCAATTGCAGAAGTTCTCCCAGGGGCAGAAATTCGGACATATTCCGATAAAATAACAATGGCTCCCGTGAAGGGTGGAATATTAGTGGTAGACGATACTGAAGTTTTAATCGCTATCATTAAAGAAGAGATTGGAAACGAAGATCTAACTGCGATCTGGTCAAACGGGAATGAGGTCATCTCTATTTTTAAGCATTTTGTTGATGCCGAATGGAGAGCATGCACAATTCCAGAATAA
- a CDS encoding glycosyltransferase, translated as MLKMKETKSIFPVCHNLIDAVIFDNDNKTCIEKNCKDHGTFRDDNINIKSIPKNMIYTGNTPYIKAVLSASDIFFFPSIHETQGLAIVEAEANSRPIVSKSACIQRMADPWVRLRDGDMCK; from the coding sequence ATGTTAAAAATGAAGGAAACAAAATCAATTTTCCCGGTATGCCATAATCTGATTGATGCGGTAATTTTTGATAATGACAATAAGACATGCATTGAAAAGAACTGCAAAGACCATGGAACGTTCAGGGATGATAACATAAATATAAAGAGTATACCTAAGAATATGATATATACAGGTAATACACCTTATATTAAAGCAGTTCTGTCTGCCAGTGATATATTCTTTTTTCCTTCCATACATGAGACTCAGGGTCTTGCTATTGTTGAAGCAGAAGCCAATAGCCGCCCAATTGTTTCAAAATCTGCCTGTATTCAAAGAATGGCTGACCCATGGGTGCGACTGCGTGATGGGGACATGTGTAAATGA